CTATGTTACGCAAGCCAGGTTTGGGGAACACCGCACTGTGTCCATCTTTCTCACTGATTAATAGAGCTTTATTAAGATCATCTGTAGTACTTTCAAATAGAAATGTTAATCTATCAcaaattttcttcatcatgGACTTAAAGAACTGTTTCATTTCGGCGATGCTCTTTTCATCTATCTTTCGTGATACTTGTCTTGCTTTTTCACTAAGAAGCTTAACAAAATCGTGGGCTAAAAACTCAACCATGCTTTCAAATTTTATAATCTTATTACCAATAACTCCCTCAGTGACAGTTTCCACATATAACTGGAAAAACTCCCATAAGCTGATAACCATGCGAGAATCCAGCCTTTCATATAGTGAGTCGATTTGCTCATTATCATATGAAGGTGATGCCAATTGTGAGAATAGTTTAAATGCATTTACACTTAGATTAatgtttccattttcacTACCAGAAGCTTTCAAAACTGCATTTCTTGTATTATTCAAGTCTTGGTAATCAATGCGTACAAGCCCTTTGTCTAAGTCTTTGATAATGTTTTCATATTGCGATTTAACAAAAGTCTTCATTGGAGTACTGGCTGGATCTAGTTCTACTATTCTTTTGAgcaaaacaacaaaattcCTTTTTTTAGAATTCAGTTGTAATTTGAAGTTGCTATTTATTAAATCAATTCTAGTGTTGGTTAGATCATCAATCATGGATTGCTTGTATTGCTCTATGACAGTCTTGACGTTAGACCATATTTTGTCAAAGAAAGGATTAACGTTCTTTTCTGACTTGATTTtctggaaaaaaagaaaacctAACTCATACTCTTTCAAGACAGAGTCAAAGTCATCCTCATCGACATAccttttcagttttttaGGCAAGTCGATAAAAGAcctgttttctttgatgaatGATACAGTATTTGTAAGATCCTTTTCTTTAGATAGTAGCAGCAAAATAGGATTTAGCATTTGATTTGCGGAATTGCTTGAAGATGACAAAGCGTCATTTAAGTCTGAAATCTCAGCATTCAAGttagaagttgaaaaatggttGAAAACTTTGTCCAATGAATTTTTGGTGTTCAAtgttctttcaaaattatttgtTATCAGTTGTTGAAGTAGAGGTTTCTTAGACTCGATATCATTTTCTAGATTCTTAATACCAAAAAGTAACTCTTTTAGAGATTTATCGCTGTGAACAACGCTCAAAAACAATCTAGGGTTGAATAGTTTCGAGTCCACCATAAATTTTCCAATCTGTGGATCTCTTGTGTCATCGAGAATATCCTTATCAATTAGTTCATCTAATATGTTTGATTTAAATCCTAATGGGTCTACGTATGATCCTTTACCTACACTTGATGTGTTATTTTTAGCACTTGaggttttcattttctcatCTGACTCAGTGGAGTTATCACCTAGCAAGTTGTTGACAATTTCCTTCGGAATTTCTGCTAAATTTTCGTTTGAAATATCAATCTTGAAAGTGCTCGGAATTGTATCCTTGTCAAACTGTTTTGGCGataatgttttcaattgataaaaatcCATTAACAGGGCTCTATCTTCTGCCCTCTCCGGGTTCATTGTCCTCATTGCAATATTCTAGCTTATTTGATCGAAGCTTTCTTGCAAAAATATGCTACACCAAAGTGATTGTTGTATCTTGGCTTGTTGTTTTCCCTCCTCATACATTTTAGATTACTCTCAACAACCAAATCGCtaacaataaaaattaGTTGAGCACAACATGTGGAATTGTCGCAGATCAGTAAATAAGTGTAAAGGAgatctttgtttttgaaaaaacgTCCCATGATTGATTGAAAACTAACATTCAACAACTTCCCCACTGAGATTGTCAGCATCCAAAGCTATACAGGAAAACATCTTTTAGAAAAGCCTTTAGTCatatgattttttttttctcttgaattTTTAAGTagatattattatttttataattttccAACACTAATTATCAAACGAAATACATTTTTTGTATGACTATCAATTTAGCATCACGTTAATAAGTACGCAATTAATAAGATACAAAGAATTGTGGATTTCCATTACCACGCCGACCAAGCTCGATTCATTACACACCACACTAATTATATTACATCATTACTTACAAAAACAAGccttcttcgtcttctGTAAGATTTTCAAGTACTTTCGAACGGCCTTTGGAATATTCAACTGGGTATATTTCCTTTACATGTCTAGTAAGCCTCTTGGTGATTTTCGTCGCTTCCTGAAGATTGCGATCAATCTGGGGTATTATTACTTCCTTGAGTCGTCTGTATTTGACGATATGCTCTTCTAGGGCTTCTTGTAGCCTCTCGATCTTCCTCAAGACGTCATTAGTAGTGCTATTCAGATTTCCAGCCATTTTAGATTGAATTACCAGGGCCTTGTCGTATTCAATAGAGTTTAATGCGCCATTTAAACTTTGTAGTACAAAATCAACTGTATTAAAACGTGAATCATTAGGCACTAATGACGgtttttcattatcaatcGTGGCGGTTTCGGTTGTGTCATATGAGTTACTCCATATTGGGCTGATTTGGATTTCCTCTCCTAGCTCTTCTAAATTTTCGATCATGCCATCATCACCGGGGATATACTCTGTACTTGTGCCTTCACTACTTTCTTCTAGCGCCATCAGTCCCAAATTCCCACTGTGTTTATCACTACTCTGGTGATTTGGCCTTACAGTATTCTTACCATCCAATTCCATACTCGTTTCATGCGCTCCTTATTAATGATGGCTGCTGAATTCATTGCATGTGGTAGAGCTTGGCTTACAGTTCctgaaattccaaaactttGTCCCACTAAATTATACGAAAGATGCTCAGCAAAT
The window above is part of the Pichia kudriavzevii chromosome 1, complete sequence genome. Proteins encoded here:
- a CDS encoding uncharacterized protein (PKUD0A05220; similar to Saccharomyces cerevisiae YDR166C (SEC5); ancestral locus Anc_8.357), encoding MRTMNPERAEDRALLMDFYQLKTLSPKQFDKDTIPSTFKIDISNENLAEIPKEIVNNLLGDNSTESDEKMKTSSAKNNTSSVGKGSYVDPLGFKSNILDELIDKDILDDTRDPQIGKFMVDSKLFNPRLFLSVVHSDKSLKELLFGIKNLENDIESKKPLLQQLITNNFERTLNTKNSLDKVFNHFSTSNLNAEISDLNDALSSSSNSANQMLNPILLLLSKEKDLTNTVSFIKENRSFIDLPKKLKRYVDEDDFDSVLKEYELGFLFFQKIKSEKNVNPFFDKIWSNVKTVIEQYKQSMIDDLTNTRIDLINSNFKLQLNSKKRNFVVLLKRIVELDPASTPMKTFVKSQYENIIKDLDKGLVRIDYQDLNNTRNAVLKASGSENGNINLSVNAFKLFSQLASPSYDNEQIDSLYERLDSRMVISLWEFFQLYVETVTEGVIGNKIIKFESMVEFLAHDFVKLLSEKARQVSRKIDEKSIAEMKQFFKSMMKKICDRLTFLFESTTDDLNKALLISEKDGHSAVFPKPGLRNIDDVSTYGFVTPNSNSITTICYCVKFFKTLSNKLVSIKNQKFILNTPEVNSIVEITLTGINKNIIEGCIAAMKHDIQSAVYIDNMEPNESVEGSTRITTFSLNFYQTFVAKIHELHDGRDQTIVELIQHHLLQSVELLLKNIAQNIDKLCDSDPNRFDYYYLVSIYNIRHITTKVLPLILKSFDMNFKTKLTTKKDLEIYKISDSLESQIFVDYMKEPFANISKIINLGMADINVRSQNVLSKTSTNDIVPASPFLLSSINYINTLKSKLYSFNVRPSFVLDIQSALITKLQKKILENLSSDFTKDAQYQLSIDLMLLVTLLKKYNSKAYDHNKVETSSLEKALTKLSSKFDSASVEKSVHENLSLNYIQFNSFISD
- a CDS encoding uncharacterized protein (PKUD0A05230; similar to Saccharomyces cerevisiae YGL079W (KXD1); ancestral locus Anc_6.202), whose translation is MELDGKNTVRPNHQSSDKHSGNLGLMALEESSEGTSTEYIPGDDGMIENLEELGEEIQISPIWSNSYDTTETATIDNEKPSLVPNDSRFNTVDFVLQSLNGALNSIEYDKALVIQSKMAGNLNSTTNDVLRKIERLQEALEEHIVKYRRLKEVIIPQIDRNLQEATKITKRLTRHVKEIYPVEYSKGRSKVLENLTEDEEGLFL